In Rhizobiales bacterium NRL2, a genomic segment contains:
- a CDS encoding glycine/betaine ABC transporter permease, with amino-acid sequence MNRPLNFVAGLLGDVGIVFYLSILIIAGFVATAALIPEVVGQTAQQILDATATNVGWMYLLVTSGFVVFTLSLALSRYGSLRLGPEDEAPEFSFNSWIAMIFSGGMGVGLVFWGVAEPMTHFNAPPLGIGVPRTADAAQTGMRYAFFHWGLHQWASFAVVGLAIAYVRFRHNSHGLISETFRPLLGDRVDRGWGKAVDILTVVSTVVGVATTLGLGALQINSGVARLADVPYGLLPQFVIIGAVGALFTISAMTPLDKGIRYLSNANMVLAALLLVFVLTLGPTAFIFGVMTQTLGEYLGSIIQMSLVTTPYSGEHWVEQWTMFYWAWGLSWAPFVGSFIARISRGRTIREFVLGVMIVPVVLSMLWFATFGGSALHFELFDHADIADAVAREMPSGLYVMLDQLPWGDVLAIAAIALVCMFVITSADSATFVLGMFTSKGVLNPTRFVRVLWGGLQLLMVAVLLLSGGLDGLRTVSIIAAFPFMLLMVLIAFALYRDLSREFQQRDEKARLLNTRLERLLLRESEREAELLAEEESHPSAPEEAPTVGPGDDPSQAYPR; translated from the coding sequence ATGAACCGACCATTGAACTTCGTTGCGGGGCTGTTGGGCGATGTCGGGATCGTCTTCTATCTGTCGATCCTGATCATCGCTGGTTTCGTTGCCACAGCAGCGCTCATTCCGGAAGTTGTCGGACAAACAGCACAGCAGATCCTCGACGCAACCGCGACGAACGTTGGCTGGATGTACCTGCTGGTGACGAGCGGGTTCGTCGTCTTCACGCTTTCACTCGCTCTTTCCAGGTACGGCAGCCTCCGGCTCGGTCCCGAGGACGAAGCCCCGGAATTCTCGTTCAATAGCTGGATCGCCATGATCTTCTCCGGCGGGATGGGGGTCGGATTGGTGTTCTGGGGCGTTGCGGAACCCATGACGCATTTCAACGCCCCGCCGCTGGGCATCGGCGTCCCCAGAACCGCTGACGCAGCCCAGACCGGAATGCGGTACGCCTTCTTTCATTGGGGGCTTCACCAGTGGGCGAGCTTCGCCGTCGTGGGCCTCGCCATCGCGTATGTCCGTTTCCGCCACAACAGTCATGGCCTGATAAGCGAAACCTTCCGCCCCCTCCTCGGCGATCGTGTCGATAGGGGCTGGGGCAAGGCCGTAGACATCCTCACCGTCGTCTCGACGGTTGTCGGCGTCGCCACGACTCTCGGGCTGGGTGCTCTGCAGATAAACAGCGGCGTCGCACGCCTTGCGGATGTCCCGTACGGCCTTCTCCCACAGTTCGTGATCATCGGCGCCGTAGGCGCGCTGTTCACGATCTCGGCAATGACCCCACTCGACAAGGGCATCCGCTACCTCAGCAACGCGAACATGGTACTCGCTGCCCTGCTCCTGGTGTTCGTGCTCACGCTGGGGCCGACGGCCTTCATATTCGGCGTGATGACCCAGACCCTTGGTGAATACCTGGGAAGCATCATACAGATGAGCCTGGTAACCACGCCGTACTCCGGCGAGCACTGGGTGGAACAGTGGACCATGTTCTACTGGGCGTGGGGGCTCAGCTGGGCGCCGTTCGTCGGCAGCTTCATTGCCCGCATCTCGCGCGGACGTACCATCCGCGAGTTCGTCCTCGGCGTGATGATTGTGCCGGTCGTGCTCAGCATGCTCTGGTTCGCCACCTTCGGCGGCTCGGCCCTCCATTTCGAATTGTTCGACCATGCCGACATCGCCGATGCGGTCGCCCGGGAGATGCCGTCCGGTCTATACGTGATGCTCGACCAGCTTCCGTGGGGCGACGTTCTGGCCATCGCGGCTATCGCGTTGGTGTGCATGTTCGTGATCACGTCCGCCGACTCGGCGACATTCGTCCTCGGCATGTTCACATCGAAGGGCGTCCTTAATCCGACACGTTTCGTACGCGTCCTCTGGGGAGGATTGCAGTTGCTGATGGTTGCCGTGTTGTTGCTGAGCGGCGGCCTCGATGGCCTGCGCACCGTTTCCATCATTGCCGCCTTTCCGTTCATGTTGCTGATGGTGCTGATCGCCTTCGCGCTCTACAGGGACCTCTCGCGGGAGTTCCAGCAACGAGACGAGAAAGCCCGGCTGCTCAACACACGTCTCGAACGCCTGCTGCTGAGGGAATCGGAACGCGAAGCGGAATTACTGGCCGAAGAGGAAAGCCACCCGTCGGCACCGGAGGAGGCGCCAACTGTAGGTCCAGGTGACGATCCATCTCAGGCGTATCCAAGGTAG
- a CDS encoding Na+/H+ antiporter NhaA translates to MTGQDSTNLPPAITDRITRYFARLLKIKAATGGMLFATTFMALILSNSAWSEPFLAFWETPIGLHAGSVDFTRSLRLWINDGLMTLFFFLVSLELKRALVLGELRSLRVAALPLFGALGGMLVPAALYLALMHGQSGSNGWGTVVASDTAFVIGCLALLGGRVPPSLRLFLLSLAIFDDVGAILIVAVVGHEYSLNWTALALAVLGLAAVLGARGLGIRSAPIYFVLGGMIWFCFDASGIHPTIAGVILGLMTSTHGWVSDHRLRSILGRVLSYPTGDHWSGDTTDRDDLRRVRIAATETLSPEERLEMALRPWVGFVVMPLFALANAGVVISGVDFAQPVSVAIMAGLVIGKPGGVLIFSWVAVRLGLAIRTAGLSWPVLIAGALLTGIGFTMSLLIASLVYDPIMLNAAKLGIYTGSVFSAAAGLLMLLWLTSSKRTVRDTAR, encoded by the coding sequence ATGACAGGTCAGGATAGCACCAATCTTCCACCTGCAATTACCGACCGGATTACCAGATACTTTGCGCGATTGCTGAAAATCAAGGCCGCGACCGGCGGCATGTTGTTCGCCACAACATTCATGGCCCTCATTCTATCGAACTCGGCATGGTCCGAGCCTTTCCTCGCGTTCTGGGAGACGCCGATCGGGCTCCACGCGGGTTCGGTGGATTTCACCCGTTCGTTGCGCCTCTGGATCAACGACGGCTTGATGACGCTTTTCTTCTTTCTGGTGTCCCTGGAATTGAAGCGCGCGCTTGTTCTGGGTGAATTGCGGAGTTTACGCGTCGCCGCGCTTCCATTGTTCGGAGCTCTCGGCGGCATGCTGGTTCCCGCAGCCCTCTATCTTGCGCTCATGCACGGCCAGTCTGGAAGCAATGGCTGGGGAACCGTGGTGGCCAGCGATACAGCGTTCGTCATAGGATGCCTCGCGCTCCTTGGCGGCCGTGTTCCGCCGAGCCTCCGCCTGTTTCTCCTGTCCTTGGCCATCTTTGACGACGTGGGAGCGATCCTGATTGTTGCCGTCGTCGGCCATGAGTACTCGCTGAACTGGACGGCCCTTGCTCTTGCGGTACTCGGCCTCGCCGCCGTGTTAGGGGCCAGGGGCTTGGGAATCAGGAGCGCCCCGATCTATTTCGTGCTTGGGGGAATGATCTGGTTCTGTTTTGACGCATCGGGGATACATCCGACGATTGCCGGCGTCATTCTGGGTCTGATGACATCGACACACGGATGGGTCAGCGACCACCGTCTGCGCTCCATACTTGGGCGTGTGCTGTCCTATCCGACGGGCGACCATTGGAGTGGAGACACCACGGATCGCGACGACTTGAGGCGAGTGCGCATCGCAGCAACGGAAACCCTCTCTCCCGAAGAACGGCTGGAGATGGCGCTTCGCCCCTGGGTGGGTTTTGTGGTCATGCCGCTCTTCGCGTTGGCCAATGCCGGAGTTGTCATCTCCGGCGTCGACTTCGCCCAGCCTGTCTCCGTGGCGATCATGGCAGGTCTTGTCATCGGCAAGCCGGGCGGCGTACTGATCTTCAGCTGGGTCGCTGTACGCCTCGGCCTCGCAATCCGGACGGCCGGTTTGAGTTGGCCCGTCCTGATAGCCGGTGCGCTCCTGACCGGCATCGGCTTCACCATGTCGCTGCTCATCGCCAGTCTGGTCTACGATCCAATAATGCTCAATGCGGCCAAACTCGGGATTTACACCGGCTCCGTTTTT